AATGAGTCGATGGTAGCGATATAAAAAAGTGTCTTCTAAACTTTTTGCCATCACACAGGGCATCAGTTGCTGCAATTTCAATAAGGGAAATCGAACTCTCATCTCTGTTATTTGTTTAAGAATGAGCATCTCACAAGGAAGAGGGCCTTTTAAAGAGGCTTCAAGATCATGAATAGCCTGCGATAAAATCTCTTCATCATCGCTTGATATGGCATTTTCGTTGGCATAAGTGCGATAAACCGGAATATGACACAGCAGTTCAACGATGAGATCTTTTAAAATAGAAAAAGAGAGTGCAGGGTCATTGGCTTTTTCCAAGATCAATTTTGTAATGTTTTTAATCTCTCCTTTTAAGTACCCCCCGATGATCTGTCTTTTAATGAGGATAAGCATCTCTTTAGATTTATGAACCACACCGGTGAAATCTTCGTATATTTTTGTCATCAATTTTTCATTTGTTTGATCGACAAAGAGGCCATTGAGTAAGTTGAGGTACTCATATCCGACAGAGCCGTCTACCGGCCAGTCATTGGGCAGGTTTTCATCTTTTTCTAGAATTTTTTCAACAATGACATATAGACCGGGGAAAGCGTCTTGGAGCTTTTTTAAATATTTAGCAGGCTCATAGAGCCCATCGGGATGGTCAATGCGGATCCCTTGGACATGCCCTTCTTGAATCAAATGAAAGGCCTTTTCATGAAAGGCTTTAAAGACGTCATCGTATTGCATATTGATGCCAATTAAATCATTGATATCAAAAAAACGGCGGTAATTAATCAAATCATAGCCGCTTTTCCAATAGGCAAGTAGATAGTGTTGCATTGAGAGGATTTTTTCAATTTGCTTCGGCTCGTGAATTGATTTTGTAAGATGATCTGAAATCCAAATTTGCGATTCCTCAGAAATAGGCAAAGCAATCGGACCGATGCGTACAGAGACGCTACTGCCGGAGCCGATCAATTTGATATATCCCTTATGGATTGCCTCCTCTAGAGGAATAGGCAAAATAGGCAATAAGATTTTGTTTTTAAGGGGTTTATAATGAGGGTCGTAGTTGATGTCAAAAAAATGGGCATACGGTGATGAAGGACCTTTTTCCAGTACATCGAAAAACCAAGGGTTTTGAACGGTTGCAGCGAGGTGATTGGGGACAAAATCAAGAAGATGGGCAAGCCCGTAGTATTTCAGCTCTTTAAAGAAAAGGGAGAACTGATGCGGCGTTCCAATCAATGTATTCAAACGGTTGGGGGAAGTGATCAAATAGGGGTTATTCGATCCCTTGGGGATCTCAAAATAGGGAGAAGTGTAGACAGTATCGATACCTAAGCTTTTGAGGTAGGAGATCACCCTAATAGCATCTTTAATTTTAAAATGAGGCCCAAGTTGTAGGCGGTAGGCATTAACGGGTGAAAAGGAGCTTTTTTTGATCATATCTTTTAAAAAAGTTAGCAAACTTCTCTTCATGCCCACTTTTGCGATTTTTGGCAAGTTGAGCTTTAATCTCAAATTTTGACTTACTCGTGCTTAAGTGACTTATAATCATTTGGATATGCGCTCAGAAGGTAAAAATGAGTTATAGGATGCTGTTTTATAACTCAGTTTTATGATAAAATATGAGTTATAAAGCAAGGAGCTATGCATCATGCCATGGAACTGGGAATTGCCTCATTGGCCGGTATTCAACCTTAACGCGTCTCAAATTGTAAAATTAGAAAAACAATTTCTGATTAGTGTAGGGGAGTCAGCTGCATTTCTTAAGGGGATTGATCCAAAAAATCGTGAGCAATTTGTCATAGAAATTCTGAGCATAGAGGGAATTGAAAGCTCAAAAATTGAAGGAGAAATCCTCAATCGAGAAAGTTTACAATCCTCAATTAAAAGGCATTTCGGGCTTAAAAGCTCTACAGAGAAAACCTCTCCCAAAGAAGCAGGCCTTGCTAAACTGCTTTGCAATGTTTATGAAACATTTTCACAGCCGCTGACGCATGAAATGCTATTTGAATGGCACTCCCTTCTATTTAATCAATCGAATCAAAAGATTGACTCAGGGAAGTACCGCTCTCATACTGAGCCCATGCAAATTGTATCGAGCCGGTATGATCGGCATCATGTTTTTTTTGAAGCACCTCCATCTGATCGAGTCTTTGATGAAATGCAGCGCTTTATTCATTGGTTTAATTCCTCGCAACCGGAAGATTCATTTTTAATACGCGCTGCGATTGCCCATATTTTCTTTGAAAGCATCCATCCCTTTGAAGATGGAAATGGAAGAATCGGGCGGGCTTTGGTTGAAAAAATACTATCCCAAAGTATAGGAAAGCCCATTCTGGTAGCGATCTCAAAAACTTTAGAAAAGAATAAAAGACAATATTACTTGGAGCTCGGAAAATGTAATCATACATTGAATATTCAAGACTGGGTTGTTTTTTTCTCAAATATGATATTAAAGGCTCAGGAAGAGTCTCTTGCGATGCTAAATTTTCTCATTGAAAAAGCTCACCTTTTATCAAAGTTTAAAGGGCAACTCAATCAGAGGCAGGAAAAAGTGCTTTTGAGGATATTTGCAGAAGGAATAGAGGGATTTAAGGGGGGGCTTAGTGCTGAAAATTATATTAAAATTACAAAGACTTCAAGAGCAACGGCCACTCGTGATTTAGCCGGTCTAGTTAAAATGGGAGCCCTATTTAAAACAGGTGAACTTAAACATACTCGATATTGGTTATACCGGGAGTGATTCAAGAGCGATATAAATATCAAGTGAAAGACTTTTCCCAAAAATCGCCTTTGAGTTAGACTCGACTTTGTACATTTTTCGGATGCGAGTTTTGCAAGATTTTGACATACAATCGGTTACCAATTCCTGCAATCGGCTTGAACACGCCATTACAGAAATTGGTAACCGATTGTATGTCAAAAGATTGTGAAAATCGCGCCAAAAAATGTACAAAGTCGAGTTAGAGTCGAAAAGAATTTTTTAATCTCAAATACGCGGAATTACTGATGAAAAAAGCCTATACTTTTGACGATGTTGCCCTTGTCCCTCAATTTAATAATGTCCCTTCTCGCACCGAACCCAATTTAAGTAGTTGGCTTACCAAGGATAGTAAAATTGATATTCCGATTTTATGTGCCAATATGGATACGACGATTTGTGGTGAGCTGGCAGATATCTTAATTGAGTATGGATCTACTCCCATTTATCACCGCTTTTCTCCTATGGAGGATCAAAAGCGCTGGGTGGATAAATATCAAGATAAGACCTTTGTTTCTTGTGGTATTCAAAAATTCGACGAAACAATTGAGCTGTTAGAGCGGGGAGCATCGGGAGTTTGTATTGATGTTGCACATGGCCACTCCGATCGAATGATGCATTTTATAGAAAAGATTAAATCAAAATGTCCCGGCAAAGCAGTCATTGCGGGGAATGTTTGCACCCCAATGGCGTATCACGATCTCGTTAATGCGGGGGCCGATGCGATTAAGGTGGGTATTGGGCCCGGCGCGGCATGTACAACGCGCATTATGACCGGCTTTGGCGTACCGCAATTCAGCGCCGTTTATGATTGTGCTAAAATTGCCGAAAAACTGCGCGTTCCACTCATTGCCGATGGGGGCATTCGGACAAGTCGCGATATTGTTCTCGCTTTAGCTGCAGGGGCAAGCAGTGTGATGATTGGCAAACTCTTTGCGCTGACTAAAGAAAGTGCCGCCCCTAAAAAAGAAACGAAAGAAGGTCTCATTGCCAAGTACCGTGGTCAAGCCAGTGCCGACTTCCAAATCGACTTTTATGGTGGCCTAAAAGAAAAAACGGTCGCTGAGGGAATCGATTTTTGGGCTCCCGTAAAAAAGTCGGCGAGAGAACTTCTCGATGAATTTCTAGGGGGGATCCGCAGCGGGCTTACATACGGTGGAGCACGCAGCCTCAAAGAGCTTCAGCGCAAGGCCGAATTTGTCGAAGTGACGGCAGCCTATCTTTTTGAGAGCCATCCTAGAGGATAGATGATGGAAGAAAAATTGGTGTTATTATTCATAATCGGCCCATCTAATGAAATGTTGTGCTTGAGTCGTTGAATAATCCGGTTTTTCTGTGGGCGTGGATAGAAGCTGCTGAGCCAATAGAGCGATATGTTTCATTCCCAGATTCAATGGAATAGAGGGATCCTCTAACGAGGTCTTAGGAGATTCTTTTATTAATTTTAAAGCTAAGGATGATATCCGATCCGTTTGAGCATATCCAAAAAATCCAAGACCTACTTTTTTTGCTTCCTCCATAGAAAGCTGAGTATCGGGCTTATCATAACAGAGGCCCATTTGTTTTTCATATCCTATTAGCTTTGAAGAATACCATTTTTTTGTTTGCTCCAGAAAAGCTTCTCGGGTTGAAAAATAGTTTTGAACTTCTTTAGATTCACTTGATTGTGGGGCATTATAGCGATCTAAAAGATCTTGTAACAATTCATTTTCCGTAACGAGATCATCAAATCCCATTGCCCAATACAAAGGCTCTCCTGATTCTGTACGATCCATATAAAAAGCCCAATGACCATGACCGGAACCTATTGGGTGCTTGATTCCATACCAAGGGATGCCGTGAAAATATAATCTCGTCCCTAAAGTAATACCGGATCGATTTGCCGAATAGAAGCGAACATCAGCCGGCAGCGTAAAAAACTCAAGAGGATTGGGTACGTGAGAAACTCCCACAGTGAAATTCAGCGCCATTTCAGGGTGGGAGTGTATAATATTAAATTTTTCCTCCCCAATCACATCTGCAATGGCTTTGATCATAATGGCTTTAGAAGCTCCTCCACAATCAGTCCTTGAAGGTCCCTCTAAAAATGAATGTAAACCTGACCAAGGAGTAGATTCTTTTTTTACCCAAAATGTTTCTTGTTCATCTTTTGAAAGGTGGGGTGGAGTAGCAGCATCACTGTAGGTGAAATGAAATACTTGCTTTGCAGCTTTCATCGCAGTTTCATAGATACTCTCATGAATTTCAGTGTCCAATTGGCGGTCCCATAAAGGGACAGCTATTAAATCGGCAGCCTCGATGAAAGCAGCTCCAATTACGACCTCCATAGGAGTTTTTTGTTTAATTCTTGATGCGAGTGAAAACATTTTTTCAAATATAGGTCGTTTAGATAAAGAAATAGCTGCCATAAAATACTCATAATTAACATTGCGCAATATAATATAGAGAGTGTTTGTAAAAAACAATAATAATTGTACGATAGTTTATGGGGTTGTTAATTAATTGTTCGGCTAGTGCGGATGACTTTAGGAAGCCTTTTAAAAAACTCGATAAAGCCTTGCAAACGCCAAATAAGGCCAATCTGGTGATACCCGATATTCTCGACAAGGCATGAGGTGAAAAGCAGAAGAAAGCTGCGAATCGAGGGGTATTTTCTAAAGCCTAGGTCTTCGACAAGCAAACAATAAATGGTGTAGAGGAGAATAATCCCAAGGCTCATCGCAAGATATAGAAAGAAAAAAGAGGCATTTAGAATGCCTAAATACCATGTCGATAAAATATAAAAATACCCAATCGTTTCTATAACGGGATCCAACATTTCCCCAAAAAGCCAGAAGGGATAGACAACCAATCCGATAAAGCCATACTTAGGGTTGAATAACATTCTTTTATGAAAAAAAAGGGGTTCTAATACGGCAAGATGCCATCGCACCCGTTGTTTTTTTAGTTCGCCCCAGGTTTCAGGAGCCATTGTCCAAGCAATGGGGTCGGGGAGATGAAAAATTTTATACTTTTGTTTGCGCTCTTTCATCTTGCGATGGAGTTTGATCACAATTTCAACATCTTCTCCTACACTATTTGCAAACCCTCCAATATCGACAATGAGGTCTCTTTGAAAAAGAGAAAATGCACCTGCAACGATAAAATTCGCATTAAAAAAATCCCATCCTTGGCGAGTCAAGAAACTGCGCATATATTCAATGCCTTGCATTGACACTAGATAAGTCTTTGGGAATTTGAGAGTAGAAATACGATTATAGTCGAGTTCGCATTCATTTTTCAAATGGATGCTCGATCCAACGCAAACAGTGGAATCATCCATTAAGATAGGGCGGATCATTGCCTTAAAACCGATGTCATCGATAAAGGTGTCTGCATCAATCACAATAAAATAGGCGGATGTCGTTGCATTAATGCCGGCGTTGGAAGCATCAAATTTCCCCCCATGTTCTTTATCGAGGAGAATGATCTCAGGATGGGTCTTGCTTTGGTAAACTTGTCGAATAGATTGTGTCTCCAGGGGAGATTCGTAGAGCTTGGGGATAGGGGTCATTTGAAATGTTTCGAGAAGAGCGTTTAGTGAATCATCCGCTGAACCGTCATTGACGATAATTATTTTTTTATAGCGATAGGTGAGCCTTGTCATATTCCGAATATTTTCAACACTCTGAT
This sequence is a window from Simkaniaceae bacterium. Protein-coding genes within it:
- the treY gene encoding malto-oligosyltrehalose synthase, with translation MKRSLLTFLKDMIKKSSFSPVNAYRLQLGPHFKIKDAIRVISYLKSLGIDTVYTSPYFEIPKGSNNPYLITSPNRLNTLIGTPHQFSLFFKELKYYGLAHLLDFVPNHLAATVQNPWFFDVLEKGPSSPYAHFFDINYDPHYKPLKNKILLPILPIPLEEAIHKGYIKLIGSGSSVSVRIGPIALPISEESQIWISDHLTKSIHEPKQIEKILSMQHYLLAYWKSGYDLINYRRFFDINDLIGINMQYDDVFKAFHEKAFHLIQEGHVQGIRIDHPDGLYEPAKYLKKLQDAFPGLYVIVEKILEKDENLPNDWPVDGSVGYEYLNLLNGLFVDQTNEKLMTKIYEDFTGVVHKSKEMLILIKRQIIGGYLKGEIKNITKLILEKANDPALSFSILKDLIVELLCHIPVYRTYANENAISSDDEEILSQAIHDLEASLKGPLPCEMLILKQITEMRVRFPLLKLQQLMPCVMAKSLEDTFLYRYHRLISLNEVGSNPLQFGTSAESFHIKNRQRLERFPLNFIPTSTHDTKRSEDVRYRISVLSELPSSFQEHIKLWHQLNLPHNPGIDKNIEFFIYQTLIGFWPGTHLRNKKSHKMRLHDYLSKAMREAKDYTNWVDPNLKYEENARLFLEHITNRRLSPDFLSSLDAFVDEIIALGRFNSLSSIILKMGSPGVFDLYQGMECFEDSLVDPDNRREVDFSKRRSLLLRLNRKKTTERLLSTPPGDFHKMALTHFSLKLRQAHADLFLHGDYIPLTLDSPFHQHVIAFMRQKDDRVIICIAFRFFSSIKKLPHTSFHLKLPFELKKIEDPLYRHPVIIETFDHGSYLKIDYEKTQGLPLVFIGSILS
- a CDS encoding DUF4172 domain-containing protein, coding for MPWNWELPHWPVFNLNASQIVKLEKQFLISVGESAAFLKGIDPKNREQFVIEILSIEGIESSKIEGEILNRESLQSSIKRHFGLKSSTEKTSPKEAGLAKLLCNVYETFSQPLTHEMLFEWHSLLFNQSNQKIDSGKYRSHTEPMQIVSSRYDRHHVFFEAPPSDRVFDEMQRFIHWFNSSQPEDSFLIRAAIAHIFFESIHPFEDGNGRIGRALVEKILSQSIGKPILVAISKTLEKNKRQYYLELGKCNHTLNIQDWVVFFSNMILKAQEESLAMLNFLIEKAHLLSKFKGQLNQRQEKVLLRIFAEGIEGFKGGLSAENYIKITKTSRATATRDLAGLVKMGALFKTGELKHTRYWLYRE
- a CDS encoding guanosine monophosphate reductase, whose product is MKKAYTFDDVALVPQFNNVPSRTEPNLSSWLTKDSKIDIPILCANMDTTICGELADILIEYGSTPIYHRFSPMEDQKRWVDKYQDKTFVSCGIQKFDETIELLERGASGVCIDVAHGHSDRMMHFIEKIKSKCPGKAVIAGNVCTPMAYHDLVNAGADAIKVGIGPGAACTTRIMTGFGVPQFSAVYDCAKIAEKLRVPLIADGGIRTSRDIVLALAAGASSVMIGKLFALTKESAAPKKETKEGLIAKYRGQASADFQIDFYGGLKEKTVAEGIDFWAPVKKSARELLDEFLGGIRSGLTYGGARSLKELQRKAEFVEVTAAYLFESHPRG
- a CDS encoding glycosyltransferase family 2 protein, with amino-acid sequence MFTKFLISIQFFFIWYFTILNLVYLFLIVLGSFKVYKRKNEVESEDFTSILHSESLPEITLIIPVYNELDQSVENIRNMTRLTYRYKKIIIVNDGSADDSLNALLETFQMTPIPKLYESPLETQSIRQVYQSKTHPEIILLDKEHGGKFDASNAGINATTSAYFIVIDADTFIDDIGFKAMIRPILMDDSTVCVGSSIHLKNECELDYNRISTLKFPKTYLVSMQGIEYMRSFLTRQGWDFFNANFIVAGAFSLFQRDLIVDIGGFANSVGEDVEIVIKLHRKMKERKQKYKIFHLPDPIAWTMAPETWGELKKQRVRWHLAVLEPLFFHKRMLFNPKYGFIGLVVYPFWLFGEMLDPVIETIGYFYILSTWYLGILNASFFFLYLAMSLGIILLYTIYCLLVEDLGFRKYPSIRSFLLLFTSCLVENIGYHQIGLIWRLQGFIEFFKRLPKVIRTSRTIN